One window of the Bacteroidota bacterium genome contains the following:
- a CDS encoding flavin reductase family protein, with product MISIDPKEVTTAVLHSYLLGAVAPRPIAFASTIDKDGNPNLAPFSFFNVFSANPPIAIFSPARSGRTGITKHTYDNVKEVPEVVINVVNYDMVQQMSLASTEYPKGTNEFVKAGFTPIPSEKIKPFRVKESPAQLECIVKQVIELGDKGGAGNLIICEVVMIHVNENVLDANKQIDPNKIDLVARMGGNWYSRANGDALFEVAKPLLNLGIGVDQIPAYIRQSNVLSGNNLGQLGNIEKIPTEAEVMAYKNSGAINEAFEMYGKNLHNLEDHLHHIAKGLLGHNKVEEAWKVLLSFHHQ from the coding sequence ATGATTTCAATCGACCCAAAAGAAGTTACCACAGCTGTTTTGCATAGCTATTTACTGGGAGCTGTTGCTCCTCGTCCAATTGCCTTTGCCAGCACAATCGACAAAGACGGAAACCCCAATTTGGCTCCATTCAGCTTCTTTAACGTGTTTAGCGCGAATCCACCGATTGCCATCTTTTCTCCCGCCAGAAGTGGAAGAACTGGTATTACAAAACATACCTACGATAATGTAAAAGAAGTGCCGGAAGTCGTGATCAATGTGGTGAATTACGACATGGTTCAACAAATGAGCCTGGCCAGCACCGAATATCCAAAAGGCACGAATGAATTTGTGAAAGCCGGGTTTACACCCATTCCATCTGAAAAAATAAAACCGTTTCGTGTCAAAGAATCTCCTGCTCAACTGGAATGCATTGTGAAACAAGTAATTGAATTAGGAGATAAAGGCGGTGCAGGAAATCTCATTATCTGTGAAGTAGTGATGATTCATGTCAATGAAAATGTATTGGATGCCAACAAACAAATTGACCCCAATAAAATTGATTTAGTGGCACGCATGGGCGGAAATTGGTATAGCCGTGCCAATGGTGATGCACTGTTTGAAGTTGCAAAACCTTTATTAAATTTGGGTATTGGTGTGGATCAAATCCCAGCTTATATTCGCCAATCCAATGTATTATCGGGAAACAATCTTGGACAGCTTGGAAACATTGAAAAAATCCCTACAGAGGCCGAAGTAATGGCCTATAAAAATTCAGGTGCAATCAATGAGGCATTTGAAATGTATGGCAAAAATCTTCACAATCTAGAAGATCACTTGCACCACATCGCAAAAGGATTATTAGGACACAATAAAGTAGAAGAAGCTTGGAAGGTTTTATTATCTTTCCATCATCAATAA
- a CDS encoding tetratricopeptide repeat protein, translating into MKRTLLLPLIFISQFTFGQQSKVDSLLNVLKTTKQDTTKVNSYNDLFLEVEYTDDAKAKDYLTKALVLSQKIDFKKGLGTTYQYQGYFAEDKGNYTEALKNYFASLKISETIGDKKGIADSYNNIGNIYKDQGNYPEALKNHYASLKIKEAIGNKKGIATSYNNIGLAYFMLDNYPEALKNHFASLKIREVIGDKYGIADSYNNIGIIYDMQGNYPEALKNHFASLKIREAIGDKKGIAASYNNIGGIYFMQDNYHEALKNFFASLKMIEVIGDKFGIAASYNNIGNIYKDQGNYSEALKNYFASLKIREAIGDKKGIAGSYINIGSTKLKLHRTAEAKKYLEDALPLSKEIGAKLELRACYFDLSILDSMTGNYKSQITNYKLYILYRDSLDNEETRKKTIQTQMTYEFDKKVAIAEAEHKSELKNQAIISEEKNRKQKLVTTFVIGGLFLVLVFQGLYSGR; encoded by the coding sequence ATGAAGCGAACACTTCTTTTACCATTAATTTTCATTTCTCAATTTACTTTTGGGCAACAAAGCAAGGTGGATTCACTGTTAAATGTGCTTAAAACAACCAAGCAAGACACAACAAAAGTAAACTCCTATAACGACCTTTTTTTAGAAGTTGAATATACAGATGATGCAAAAGCAAAAGATTATTTAACCAAAGCACTTGTATTATCTCAAAAGATTGATTTCAAAAAAGGCTTGGGAACAACTTATCAATATCAAGGTTATTTTGCAGAGGATAAAGGCAATTACACTGAAGCATTGAAAAATTATTTCGCTTCCTTGAAAATAAGTGAAACCATAGGCGATAAAAAAGGAATAGCTGATTCGTATAACAACATTGGAAACATTTATAAAGACCAAGGCAATTACCCCGAAGCACTAAAGAATCATTACGCTTCCTTGAAAATAAAAGAAGCAATAGGAAATAAAAAAGGAATCGCTACTTCTTATAACAACATTGGACTTGCTTATTTTATGCTAGACAATTACCCCGAAGCACTAAAGAATCATTTCGCTTCCTTGAAAATAAGAGAAGTAATAGGCGATAAATATGGAATCGCTGATTCTTACAACAACATTGGGATTATTTATGATATGCAAGGCAATTACCCCGAAGCATTGAAAAATCATTTCGCTTCCTTGAAAATAAGAGAAGCAATAGGCGATAAAAAGGGAATCGCAGCTTCTTACAACAACATTGGAGGTATTTATTTTATGCAAGATAATTATCACGAAGCACTAAAGAATTTTTTCGCTTCCTTGAAGATGATTGAAGTGATAGGTGATAAGTTTGGAATCGCTGCTTCTTACAACAACATTGGAAATATTTATAAGGACCAAGGCAATTACTCCGAAGCATTGAAAAACTATTTCGCTTCTTTGAAAATAAGAGAAGCAATAGGCGATAAAAAAGGAATCGCTGGTTCGTACATCAACATTGGTTCGACAAAACTAAAATTGCACAGAACCGCTGAAGCAAAAAAATACTTAGAAGATGCACTACCCCTTTCAAAAGAAATTGGAGCAAAATTAGAGTTAAGAGCATGTTACTTTGATTTGTCAATCCTTGATAGTATGACAGGCAATTATAAATCACAAATTACAAATTATAAATTATACATCCTTTATCGTGATAGTTTAGACAATGAAGAAACTCGCAAGAAAACAATTCAAACTCAAATGACCTATGAATTTGACAAGAAAGTGGCTATTGCAGAAGCAGAACACAAAAGTGAACTGAAAAATCAAGCAATCATTTCAGAAGAAAAGAATAGGAAGCAAAAACTTGTTACAACTTTTGTAATAGGAGGTTTATTTTTAGTTCTTGTTTTTCAGGGTTTGTATTCAGGTCGTTGA
- a CDS encoding DUF3127 domain-containing protein gives MDITGILKVKGEAQQISDKFRKREFVLTDNSSQYPQHISFQLTQDKCSLIDNYAVGAEIKVHFNLRGREWTSPKNEVKYFNTLEAWRIEGSTAGANNSSSNDMSGVAETFTASTQEDDLPF, from the coding sequence ATGGACATCACAGGTATCTTAAAAGTAAAAGGCGAAGCACAACAAATTTCAGACAAATTCAGAAAGAGAGAATTTGTATTAACCGACAATTCATCTCAATACCCACAACACATTTCTTTTCAATTAACACAAGACAAATGCAGTTTAATTGATAACTATGCTGTAGGGGCTGAAATAAAAGTACATTTCAATTTACGCGGACGTGAATGGACAAGCCCGAAAAACGAAGTAAAATATTTTAACACACTTGAAGCTTGGAGAATTGAAGGAAGCACTGCCGGTGCAAACAACTCTTCATCAAACGACATGAGTGGTGTTGCAGAAACATTTACTGCATCAACTCAAGAGGATGATCTTCCGTTCTAA